Proteins co-encoded in one Coriobacterium glomerans PW2 genomic window:
- the rplT gene encoding 50S ribosomal protein L20, which yields MARVKRAVSAKKKRRTVMSRAKGYYGAASRTYKHAKEQVQHSLQYQYRDRRTKKRDIRSLWITRINAAARMDDLSYSQFMHGLKLAGIELDRKVLAQMAYEDPESFSELTGIAKKALEV from the coding sequence ATGGCACGTGTCAAACGCGCAGTTTCTGCCAAGAAGAAGCGCCGGACCGTAATGAGTCGCGCGAAGGGCTACTACGGTGCGGCCTCGCGCACATACAAGCACGCCAAGGAGCAGGTTCAGCATTCGCTCCAGTACCAGTACCGCGATCGGCGCACCAAGAAGCGCGACATCCGCAGTCTGTGGATCACACGCATCAACGCGGCGGCGCGCATGGACGACCTGTCGTACTCGCAGTTCATGCACGGGCTCAAGCTCGCTGGCATCGAGCTCGATCGCAAGGTCCTGGCTCAGATGGCCTATGAGGACCCGGAGTCCTTCAGTGAGCTCACCGGCATCGCGAAGAAGGCGCTCGAGGTTTAG